TGAGGATAGATACCGTGTTCCTCTTAGGCAATTATACGGAATGACTGAAACCATCGGTACTCCGCTTATAAATCCACTCGATGGAAATTATGATAACCTAAGTATTGGCCTCCCTTCGATTGGATATCAAGTTAAATTAGTGGATGATAACGGGATGGAAGTGCCAGATGGTGAAACCGGGCAGATTGTTGTATCTGGTGTTCCTGGCAGAACTATCATGAAAGGGTATTTTCAAAATGAGGAAGCCACCAACAAGACAATAATAGATGGCTGGCTTTATACAGGGGATCTTGCCAAAAAAGATCCTACAAATGGATATTTTTACTTCGTCGATCGTAAAAAAGATATGATTAAGCGCGCAGGGGAAAATGTAGCAGCTAGCGAGGTAGAATCTGTCATTCATCAGCATGAAGCTGTTTTTGAAAGCGCTGTCATTGGTATCCCAGATGAAATAAGAGACGAAGCTATTCACGCTTTCATTGTTTTAAAAAATGGATACGATATTTCCCCTCAAGAAATCATTGATTTTTGCACAGAACGATTATCTGCATTCAAAGTTCCAGAGGCCGTTCATTTTATTGAAGAATTTCCGAGAACGTCTGTTGGCAAAATCCAAAAACATCAATTAAAAAATTACATTTCTATTGGGAGGTAATCATGATGGAAACAAATGTACAAAAAAAATTTCAACAAACACAACTGAACGATCAGAAAAATAATCCCCTTTCTAAAATCGTCCTCTTTTTTGCGAAAATAGCAGAAAAATGGCTGCCAGATGCATTTGTTTTTGCTGTCATTCTTACCGTCATTACCTTTTTAGGCGGAATGATCGTCAATCAAAAAAGTCCGATCGAGATGGTTACTTATTGGGGCGATGGGATGTGGGCCTTATTAACATTTACTGCGCAAATTATTACTACTTTTGTTATGAGCTATGCTTTAGCTTTAACGAAGCCAGTTTCACGTATACTCGAAAAAATTGCAAGTATGTGTAAATCTCCTAATTCGGCCATATTGCTCGTTACATTTACTTCATTGGCTGCTTCCTTAATTAGCTGGGCTTTCGGATTAGTGGTGGCAGGTATTATGGCAAAACTAGTTGCGAGGAAGGTTCACGATGTTGATTATCGTGTACTTGTTGCAGCTGGATATTCTGGCTTTATTTTATGGGAAGGCGGCCTTTCATCATCTCCTGCTTTATTCGTGGCGACGAAAGATCATATTTTTCAGGATCAAATTGGGATCATTCCTACTTCAGAAACGTTGTTCTCTGCTCTCAACCTAACCATTGTTGTCATCGTCTTTTTAACATTGCCTTTTATTATGAAATGGATCCATCCAGCCAAAAAGGAAGATCGATTTTTAATTGATCCAAAATTGCTTGATGATACGCTCGAAGAAGAAGATCAAAAAACCAATTACGCAAACGATAAATTAGAAAAAAGCCGTCTCATCACCGTAGTTGGAGGCATTTTAGGATTATCTTATTTAGCTATTCATTTTTCTAAAAATGGTTTTTCTCTCGACTTGAATACGGTCAATCTAATGTTTTTAACCCTAGTGCTCCTATTATTCGGGAATGTCCGCGAGCTTGGAAAAGGGTTGTTAAAATCTTCTAGCAGTGTCGGACAATTTGCTTTACAATACCCCTTTTATGCAGGCATTATGGGAATGATCACCGCCTCTGGGTTAGCCGAATGGCTTTCAAACCTTTTTATTAAAATTTCAACAGGCGAAACACTCCCGTTATTCATGTTTTGGTCAGCTGGATTTTTAAATATGTTTATCCCATCAGGAGGGGGACAATGGGCCGTACAGGCGCCCATTGCCATTCCAGCAGCACTTGAAATGGGTGTTGATCCAGCGAAAATTGTATTGGCGATTGCATGGGGAGACGCTTGGACGAATATGATTCAGCCATTTTGGGCAATCCCTCTTCTTGCGATCGCAGGTTTAAGAGTTCGAGATATTATGGGGTTTACGACCGTCACCCTCGTTTATGTAGGAATTGTGACCTCCATTTTCATGTTAGTTTTATAATATAGGCAAATGAAATTAGAGGCTGACACGTATGACATGCTGTAATCCCTAAGGACAATGGCATGCTATGAAGTCAGCCTCTTGACTTTCTAGAACTCGATCAACTTGTTTATTTCACTCCTTTAAAAACGTGATGATCCATTGATTCCAACAGGCGATTTTCTTTTGTTCTGTATTTCTTTTATCCAAGCGATGACAATTGCCGCAATGAGGGTAAATCCAAGATATCCCATTAGCGGATATACGGTTCCAACTAATGTAATAAAGCCAATAAAGCTTGCTGCAAAAGCGGTAGTACCAAATAAAGCCACAAACATTTTGAATTTGTCATGCTGAGGTTTGACGATACGGGCAGAAAAAGCATAAAGCATTCCGACTGCGGTGTTATAAATCATCCCTAACAAGATGATCGACATGAACATACCGACGATAGGAGATAGCTCATTTGCTAAATAGAGCATCGGCATATCTACACCCATAATCGTCTCAACCTTTGCCAGCATCCCGAGATTAATCAATAATATTAGAACGCCTAATCCTATTCCTCCTAATATTCCTCCTAATCCGGCTGTTTTTTCATCTTTTACAGCTCCCCCCATGACCACTAGCATGGCCGCTCCTGCTGCAATGTTATAGGAAACGTATAAAAGTGCTCCTAATCCCCAGTTAGACGCAGCGGCATATTGTTGATCAATTAATTGGTTTGTATCCAATAAACTATGTTCCATCGTAGCCAAAGAATAACCCGAAATGATCACAACGAGTACAAGTAAAAATGGAGTGATGAGGCCGATCATGGAGATCACCTTATGGATATTTAAAGAAACCGTTAAGATCGTGATGATCGTCATGAAAATACTCCCAACGATACTTGGGACTCCAAACTGCTGTTCAAAAATAGAACCAGCCCCTGCAATCATCACAACTAAAACACCAAATAAGAAAAACGTAATCATCATATCGACAACCACGCCAAGATAGCGCCCGCAAATGCTATAAATGACAGCTTTATGAGAAGTTGTCTGCATTTTGCTGCCTAGTTGGGTTAAATTCATCCCTAAAAAAGCAAAAAGAAGAGTAGCTAACATCGTGCCTAAAATCCCTAGCCAGCCAAAGCTCGTGAAAAATTGTAATATTTCTTGACCAGAGGCAAACCCTGCACCAACGATTAGACCAATAAATGCACCAGCAATTTGAATACTTTGCTTCATTTTTTCCTCCTTGCATTAGTTAGAATATTTTGATAATTTTATATGATAAAAGCGATGGGAAGAGGCATCTCCTCCCAACAGCTATTAGGATGAAAAAGATTTCTCATTAATAGTCAATTGTTGAATCACCTCAAGATTCGGCTCATATCCAATTCCCGGTTTGTCAGGAACCGTAATCACGCCATGATGAACTGTGACCTCAGGGGTAATCACATCTTTTTCCCAATAACGGCTAGATGCTGCGGTATCACCTGGCAGCACAAAGTTCGATAAAGTTGTTAACGCAATATTATGCGCCCTTCCAATTCCAGACTCAAGCATTCCTCCGCACCAAACAGGTATATTGTGCTTCTCGCATAAATCGTGAATTCGTTTTGCTTCTGTTAAGCCACCGACACGTCCTATTTTAATATTAATAATTTTCAAGCTTCCTAGTTCAATCGCTTTTCTAGCATCTTCATAAGAATGAATGCTCTCATCAAGACAGACTGGCGTTAATATTTGTTTTTGCAGCTTCGCATGGTCGACAATATCATCCGATGCAAGCGGCTGCTCAATCATCATAAGATCAAATTCATCTAGCGCCTTTAATCGGTCTACATCATCAAGCCGGTAAGCCGAATTAGCGTCAGCCATTAATGGAACGTTCGGAAAATGCTTACGGATTTCCCGCATGACTTCAACATCCCATCCCGGCTTAATTTTCACTTTGATTCTCTTATATCCATCCTTGACATATTTCTCAATTAGATGAAGAAGCTCATCAACATTTTTTTGAATGCCAATGCTAATCCCGACTTCTATTTCCTTTTTCGTTCCACCTAAAGCATTGGCAAGGGATACCCCTTTTTGTTTCGCATATAAATCCCAAACAGCTCCTTCAATCGTCGATTTGGCCATATTATTTTTACGAATGTTGGAAAAGATCTGCGATATTTCATCAGGATGTTCAATCTCTCTATTTAGAACACTTGGAATGAGAAAATCTTCTAATATGTGCCAATTCGTTTTTATCGTTTCCTCATTGTACCAAGGAGAATGGAATGCTACAGACTCTCCCCAGCCGCTCAATCCATTTTCATCCTTTGCTTCAAGTAAAAGAAACTCTTTATCTAAAAAGGAGCCAAAGCTTGTTGTAAAAACAAATTTCAATCTCATTTTGATATGACGTAAGATCACTTGTTTGACTTTCATCATCATTCCCACCTTCATCAAATGTTGACATGTATTCTTTGCATCAATAAATAATAATGAACCGGTTCATCGTCACTTTTCCTTAAAAATACAGCAGCATATCCTTTTTGAAACAATGCTTGGAACACTTTTCTCGTCTTTAAGCGCCACTCCATCGCCAAGGAATAATTTTCCCGTTTTAAATGTTGAAAATTTGCTGGAACAGGAACGAGTACCGGTTTTTGTTGATCGGAAATATTTTCAATCTCATCTTCCACATCGTCTAAAATCGGTAACTGATCAATCGTGGTCTTCCACGGAAGCTTGAATGGTTCTTCCTCTATATTCACACCATGATGATCGATCACATGTGGACTGTTGATCCACCATTCTACTTTAAAGCGATCAGAAGGAAGACCGTAATTCAAATTGTCTTCCATTTCCCCGTAGCAATTTTCTATATACGTCGAGCAAATCGCATGCAATTTCGAAAGATTTAAGTAAGCATTTCGAGTTTCGAGCGGATCAAATGTCCACACGATTAAGTCATATCCCATGTCACGGGCAATCTCTTTTTGTGCTTTTTTTAGCTTTGCTCCAATTCCTTTTTCTTGATGGTCCGGATGGATGCCAAGCATGTGCGAGCATAAATAGCTTTTGCCATGCTGAAAACCAGGAAAGCTGTAGCTAAATCCGACCATTTCGTTATCGATAAAAGCACCTAGTAATAGCCCGCCATTTTGCGCAGCCGTGATCGTTTGATGAAGTGGTAGTGGATCCATTTCCCATACTTGCTTTTCAAGATTTTGAACCATTTGTAAATCGGAATGGCTTTTTAATACGCGGATTTCTAGTGCTGTACTCATGATATCTCACCCAATTCATATGCTTTGATGGTGTTTAAGAATGTTTTCGTTAAAATCTCGATACCAGTGTATATTGCCTTATGATTAAAGGTCATTTTCGGGTGATGCAGTCCTGGCTTTAAGTCAGAGCCTAGACCTAACATCGTTGCTTTGATGTGTGGTTTTTTCAATGTATAAAAATGAAAATCCTCTCCTCCCGTTGTGACAATAGGAGGTTTTAAGCGCTGTTCACCAATTGTGTCAATAATCGCTTGTTCCATCAAACGCTGTGCTTGTGGATGAACCTTTGCTGCCGCAACATTTGCTTTCGTCTCTAACGTGATTGTAACTCCATAAAGTTTGGCAAGAGCATTGGCGATGGCTTCAATTTTCTTCGTTAGCTCATTCATCACTTCATTTGTTTGGGCTCGTAAATCTAAACTAAACGTTGCTTTCCCTGGAATAATGTTTCCCGATTCACCGCCAGCATGGAAGCTGGTCATTTTCGCTGTATATGGAATCATCGGGTCTAAATGAATGTTTTTCATTTCGTAAATGAAGGAAGCACCGATTTCAATGGCGTTTTGTCCCAGGTGGGGTCTTGCGCCATGGGCATCCTCGCCAACAATTTCACCTTTAATAAATTTAGCGGCTCCATGGTATATCGCAGGAGCGGCCTCACCGTCTTTCAATTCTTGAATAGGTCTAAGATGGACACCGTATAAAAAATCAACATCATCTAATACTTTTTTCTCCATCATTTTGAGGGCGCCCGTCCCTTTTTCCTCTGCTGGCTGAAAAATAAATTTTAGTTTAGCAGATGATGAGACATTTAGTTTTTGAAAAAGAAGCATTACGCCAAGAACCATTGTCATATGAGCGTCATGACCGCAGGAGTGATTTGCACAAAACTTTCCATCAACCTCCTGCCATAAAGCATCCATATCTGTCCGTAATGCGATACAAAAATCACCTGTTCCAATCTCCGAAACTAATCCAGGACAATCAGAAAAGGTTTGTACATGAAAACCCCGTTCCTGTAAAAAATGTTGAATATATGCTGTAGTCTTATATTCCTGCCAGCTAATTTCCGGATGCTGATGGAAATATGCAAAGATGGAATCAATCGTCGGCTTCAGTTCTTCAATGAATTTTTTCACGCATTTCAACCTCCATCACGAACAAAAAAGAAATCTCCATTTAATTGATCATATTGCTCCTTTCTCTTTTCAAATCGCTCCTTATCCTTAATGGAAACACCTGCTACAAGCGCGTTTAAAAAGGAAAACAACGCTGGAGCAGAATCAATCGTCGATTTTTCAGATGAAAAAATTTGAAATATCACATCGGAATACTCATGAATTGGAGCTAATGGCGAATCGGTAATTCCAATAACATATACTCCTTGTTCTTTCGCTAATTGGGCAACTTTAATCGTTTCCATTAAGTAGCGATGAAACGAAATTGCAATTAACGTAGAGCTTTCATCCATTTCACTGATGGACAATAACAAATCATCGGTATCTGGACGAAGTAGTTGGACATTCCCCCGAATAAGACCGAGCGTAAAGGCTAACCAGCTTGCAGCGGAAAAAGAAGTACGCAATCCAGAAATATAGACTTTATTCGATTTTACTAATTGATCCACAGCGTTGTTGAAATCTTTCTCTTGAATATGATGGATCGTTTCTTGAATATGTCTCAAATCTTGTTCCATCACTTTTGCATAAAAATGGGGCTGCTCCGCTAATTCCAGTTTGCTAGAAAAATATTGCTCAAGACTGCTTTTCCGATCAAGCAGCTGTTTGCGAACCATTTTTTGCAGCTCAGAAAAACCAGATAATTTAATCGAATAGCAAAAGCGAATGACTGTCGTTTCACTGACTCCGACGTTGTCGCCAATTTCTTTTGCTGATTTAACTGCAAAATCTCTTGGAATTTCTAATAAATATTTCGCAACCTTTTGCTGCCCCTTTGAAAGATTTTTATACTCCTTTTGAATAATATCTGTTAAATTCATCGATCATTCACCTTTTGATGAAAAAAATAGAAGTTTAAACTTTATAATAACTACAAAACGAAGTTTATACTTCATATATAATTATTAATAAAATTACCATAAACGTCATGACGCGTAAAGATAATTTCGAAAATTCCATTAAATAACGTTCATCCATTTAATTAATCATGAATAATAACAATAATACGAAAACTGTTTGAAAATATTGTGAATGTTCCATTTTTAAATTGGGAAAAGTTCGTTTTAGTGATATAATCCATGGTAGGAAGTATATTTTTCCAAAAAATCACTTTGGAGGGGTATAAAATGGCAAGAATTATTAACTCACCAGCAAAATACATACAAGGTAAAGGAGAGCTTCAAAATATTAGTCAGCATATTCGGCCTTTAGGGAAATCCTTTTTAATCATCGCTGATGAATTCGTCTTAGGTCTAACTCGTGAAACAATTGAACAAAGCTTTTCCGATCAAGAGGGCACTTTGACTTTCGAGACGTTCCGAGGTGAATGTTCAAAGCAAGAAGTAAGTCGCCTGCAAACGATTGTCCAAGAAAATGACATTGATGTTATTGTTGGTGTTGGCGGAGGAAAAACACTCGATACCGCAAAAGCTGTAGCGTATTATTCTAAACTTCCTGTTGTGATCGTGCCAACGATTGCATCA
The sequence above is a segment of the Bacillus alveayuensis genome. Coding sequences within it:
- a CDS encoding putative membrane protein YkvI (product_source=COG3949; cog=COG3949; superfamily=81502; transmembrane_helix_parts=Inside_1_6,TMhelix_7_29,Outside_30_32,TMhelix_33_55,Inside_56_77,TMhelix_78_100,Outside_101_109,TMhelix_110_132,Inside_133_138,TMhelix_139_161,Outside_162_186,TMhelix_187_209,Inside_210_215,TMhelix_216_238,Outside_239_257,TMhelix_258_280,Inside_281_299,TMhelix_300_322,Outside_323_325,TMhelix_326_343,Inside_344_362) is translated as MKQSIQIAGAFIGLIVGAGFASGQEILQFFTSFGWLGILGTMLATLLFAFLGMNLTQLGSKMQTTSHKAVIYSICGRYLGVVVDMMITFFLFGVLVVMIAGAGSIFEQQFGVPSIVGSIFMTIITILTVSLNIHKVISMIGLITPFLLVLVVIISGYSLATMEHSLLDTNQLIDQQYAAASNWGLGALLYVSYNIAAGAAMLVVMGGAVKDEKTAGLGGILGGIGLGVLILLINLGMLAKVETIMGVDMPMLYLANELSPIVGMFMSIILLGMIYNTAVGMLYAFSARIVKPQHDKFKMFVALFGTTAFAASFIGFITLVGTVYPLMGYLGFTLIAAIVIAWIKEIQNKRKSPVGINGSSRF
- a CDS encoding O-succinylbenzoate synthase (product_source=KO:K02549; cath_funfam=3.20.20.120,3.30.390.10; cog=COG4948; ko=KO:K02549; pfam=PF02746,PF13378; smart=SM00922; superfamily=51604,54826; tigrfam=TIGR01928); protein product: MKVKQVILRHIKMRLKFVFTTSFGSFLDKEFLLLEAKDENGLSGWGESVAFHSPWYNEETIKTNWHILEDFLIPSVLNREIEHPDEISQIFSNIRKNNMAKSTIEGAVWDLYAKQKGVSLANALGGTKKEIEVGISIGIQKNVDELLHLIEKYVKDGYKRIKVKIKPGWDVEVMREIRKHFPNVPLMADANSAYRLDDVDRLKALDEFDLMMIEQPLASDDIVDHAKLQKQILTPVCLDESIHSYEDARKAIELGSLKIINIKIGRVGGLTEAKRIHDLCEKHNIPVWCGGMLESGIGRAHNIALTTLSNFVLPGDTAASSRYWEKDVITPEVTVHHGVITVPDKPGIGYEPNLEVIQQLTINEKSFSS
- a CDS encoding amidohydrolase (product_source=KO:K14665; cath_funfam=3.40.630.10; cog=COG1473; ko=KO:K14665; pfam=PF01546,PF07687; superfamily=53187; tigrfam=TIGR01891); this encodes MKKFIEELKPTIDSIFAYFHQHPEISWQEYKTTAYIQHFLQERGFHVQTFSDCPGLVSEIGTGDFCIALRTDMDALWQEVDGKFCANHSCGHDAHMTMVLGVMLLFQKLNVSSSAKLKFIFQPAEEKGTGALKMMEKKVLDDVDFLYGVHLRPIQELKDGEAAPAIYHGAAKFIKGEIVGEDAHGARPHLGQNAIEIGASFIYEMKNIHLDPMIPYTAKMTSFHAGGESGNIIPGKATFSLDLRAQTNEVMNELTKKIEAIANALAKLYGVTITLETKANVAAAKVHPQAQRLMEQAIIDTIGEQRLKPPIVTTGGEDFHFYTLKKPHIKATMLGLGSDLKPGLHHPKMTFNHKAIYTGIEILTKTFLNTIKAYELGEIS
- a CDS encoding short-chain fatty acids transporter (product_source=KO:K02106; cog=COG2031; ko=KO:K02106; pfam=PF02667; tigrfam=TIGR00366; transmembrane_helix_parts=Inside_1_39,TMhelix_40_59,Outside_60_73,TMhelix_74_96,Inside_97_116,TMhelix_117_139,Outside_140_158,TMhelix_159_181,Inside_182_201,TMhelix_202_221,Outside_222_263,TMhelix_264_281,Inside_282_289,TMhelix_290_309,Outside_310_328,TMhelix_329_351,Inside_352_362,TMhelix_363_385,Outside_386_412,TMhelix_413_432,Inside_433_438,TMhelix_439_458,Outside_459_459), coding for METNVQKKFQQTQLNDQKNNPLSKIVLFFAKIAEKWLPDAFVFAVILTVITFLGGMIVNQKSPIEMVTYWGDGMWALLTFTAQIITTFVMSYALALTKPVSRILEKIASMCKSPNSAILLVTFTSLAASLISWAFGLVVAGIMAKLVARKVHDVDYRVLVAAGYSGFILWEGGLSSSPALFVATKDHIFQDQIGIIPTSETLFSALNLTIVVIVFLTLPFIMKWIHPAKKEDRFLIDPKLLDDTLEEEDQKTNYANDKLEKSRLITVVGGILGLSYLAIHFSKNGFSLDLNTVNLMFLTLVLLLFGNVRELGKGLLKSSSSVGQFALQYPFYAGIMGMITASGLAEWLSNLFIKISTGETLPLFMFWSAGFLNMFIPSGGGQWAVQAPIAIPAALEMGVDPAKIVLAIAWGDAWTNMIQPFWAIPLLAIAGLRVRDIMGFTTVTLVYVGIVTSIFMLVL
- a CDS encoding DNA-binding MurR/RpiR family transcriptional regulator (product_source=COG1737; cath_funfam=1.10.10.10,3.40.50.10490; cog=COG1737; pfam=PF01380,PF01418; superfamily=46689,53697) — encoded protein: MNLTDIIQKEYKNLSKGQQKVAKYLLEIPRDFAVKSAKEIGDNVGVSETTVIRFCYSIKLSGFSELQKMVRKQLLDRKSSLEQYFSSKLELAEQPHFYAKVMEQDLRHIQETIHHIQEKDFNNAVDQLVKSNKVYISGLRTSFSAASWLAFTLGLIRGNVQLLRPDTDDLLLSISEMDESSTLIAISFHRYLMETIKVAQLAKEQGVYVIGITDSPLAPIHEYSDVIFQIFSSEKSTIDSAPALFSFLNALVAGVSIKDKERFEKRKEQYDQLNGDFFFVRDGG
- a CDS encoding putative GNAT superfamily acetyltransferase (product_source=COG3375; cog=COG3375; pfam=PF00583; superfamily=55729) produces the protein MSTALEIRVLKSHSDLQMVQNLEKQVWEMDPLPLHQTITAAQNGGLLLGAFIDNEMVGFSYSFPGFQHGKSYLCSHMLGIHPDHQEKGIGAKLKKAQKEIARDMGYDLIVWTFDPLETRNAYLNLSKLHAICSTYIENCYGEMEDNLNYGLPSDRFKVEWWINSPHVIDHHGVNIEEEPFKLPWKTTIDQLPILDDVEDEIENISDQQKPVLVPVPANFQHLKRENYSLAMEWRLKTRKVFQALFQKGYAAVFLRKSDDEPVHYYLLMQRIHVNI